One region of Culex pipiens pallens isolate TS chromosome 2, TS_CPP_V2, whole genome shotgun sequence genomic DNA includes:
- the LOC120418959 gene encoding DNA-binding protein RFXANK isoform X1 translates to MSSSPNSDEERKLDFNPLLLAGSGNRKSAFLPYKPTTTVLTNLQRGNTEANIPSEICLNFHEKTGQGEITEEQVRAEKTVDSVDSNNYTPLHWACYYGQLSSVQILINCGANPNREAIDMVSPLLLAAAGGHHEIVRLLIQKGAKVNHMNVEGNTALMYAAAGNHPHTCNELLTRGANFTDTNEDGETAYSLAVKNQSNLAQAVLENYITSLLMS, encoded by the exons ATGAGTTCTTCCCCAAATTCAGACGAAGAAAG AAAGCTCGACTTCAACCCGCTGCTGCTGGCAGGAAGCGGAAATCGCAAAAGTGCCTTCCTGCCGTACAAGCCGACGACCACGGTGCTGACGAACCTGCAGCGGGGCAACACCGAGGCAAACATCCCGAGCGAGATCTGTCTCAACTTTCACGAGAAAACGGGCCAGGGCGAAATCACCGAAGAGCAGGTACGTGCGGAGAAAACCGTCGATTCCGTGGACTCGAACAACTACACGCCCCTGCACTGGGCCTGCTACTACGGCCAGCTGTCGTCGGTGCAGATCTTGATCAA TTGTGGGGCAAACCCTAATCGGGAAGCTATCGATATGGTTAGTCCTTTACTACTGGCTGCGGCTGGTGGTCATCACGAGATTGTCCGACTTTTGATTCAAAAGGGTGCCAAAGTTAACCATATGAACGTGGAAGGGAATACTGCGCTAATGTACGCCGCAGCCGGGAATCATCCGCACACGTGTAACGAGTTGCTCACGAGAGGGGCAAATTTTACCGATACTAACGAGGACGGAGAAACGGCATACAGTTTGGCTGTCAAAAACCAGTCCAATTTGGCCCAGGCTGTGCTGGAGAATTATATCACATCACTTTTAATGTCTTGA